The nucleotide sequence GGAAAGCGGACGGGAGGTTCCTCGGCGACCTTCATGGTGGTTTCCGTGTCGTCGAAGAAGTCCTCGAATCCCGCTTCCGACTCATCGAAACGCGAGGAGATGTAGAAGTCTGCCGACTTCAGGCAGCCCCTCTTCGGTGCCACCGCGGGCCGATGGGGATGAAGCTCGGCCACGATCTTCCCGTGTCGGGTGAAAGCGATGGGTTCACCTCCACTTTCAAGCTCCGCCACCAGAGCGGACAGCCTTGTCTTGGCGTCGTAGAGACCGACCTCTTTCATGAGGTCAGACTAGTCTGGTCTGATCTCTTCTCAAGGCGAAATTGATTATCGCAGAGCCCTCAGATCGGTGTCACGTCCACCGAGACCTTCAGCGTGTGGCTGAGGCCGCCGACGGTGACGCCGCGGAGGGGGGAGACGTCGCGGTAGTCGCGGCCGGTGGCCACGGTGATGTGGCGTTCGCCGGGGCGGACATTGTTTGTGGGGTCGAAGTCCAGCCAGCCTTGGCCGGGGACGAAGACGGAGACCCAGGCGTGCGAGGCGTCCGCGCCGACGAGCTTCGGCTTGCCCGGTGGCGGCAGTGTTTCCAGATAGCCGGAGACATAGCGCGCGGGCAGGCCGAGCGAACGCAGGGCTGCGATCATGAGCTGGGCGAAGTCCTGACAGACGCCGCGGCGATTTTTCAGGACGTCGGTCACCGGTGTGGCCACCGTCGTGAAGTCCGGGTCGAACTTGAACTCATGGAAGATCCGCGCGTTTAGGGCCGACACGGCGTCGAGCACGCAGCGGCTTTTCGTGAAATCCGGACGTGCGAACTCGGCCAACTCCGGCAGCACCGGAATGAGCGGAGAGGACAGAGCAAAGGCGCGCGCATCCAGCGAGGCTGGATCCTTAGACGTGCGGAGTTGATCCAACATCTTCTCCCACGGTCCGCCGGCTTCAAGCGGGAGCTGACCGGCGGAAAGCACCTCGACCTCGCTCTCGGCAGTAATGACGAGTTCCGGATGCGGACGTTGGATCGAGAAGTAGTCGATGTGATTCCCGAAGGAATCCCGGCGGCTGCGGTGGAATTCCGGCTGCGGGTCGATGCCCAGCTTCCACTTCAGGCAGCGCTGCCCCGCCAAGTCCAGCGGCCGTAACCGCGCCTCATTGTGGCACAGGTTCGCGGGCGTGTCGTAGCGGTAGGAAGTCCGGTGGCGGATGCGATAGCGCATGAAAGAGATCGTGGATGGGAGATGGCGGACGACGGATGCCAGTCGATAACGGGCGCTTCCTATGCTTTGCCATCCCGGGCTTCAGCCATGCAGGAAATGCGGCCGGTCGGCGTGGCGGAAGTACGTCAGGGTCAGGGCCGTCGAGAGCTGGCCGAGGGAGTGCAGCATGTGATCGACGAATGCCTCCAGCTTGCGCCTGCGCCCGCCATTCGTGCTGGTGAGCGTGGCGATGTCCGTGAGGCGAAGGCGGCTGGATGTTTCCACGAGCACCCGCTGCTCGGCGGTCAGCCGTGCCCCGTGCGACTGGCGCGGCAGGCGGTCGATGTTCCCTTCCAACCGCTGGATCTGGTAGAGCAGCGAGCGGGCGTTGTTTGGCTCCAGCAAGAGCAGCTCCAGCACCAGCTCGATCCGCGGGTAGGTGCGGTAGCGCTTGCGGTAGGTGACCAGGCTGTCCGAGGCGGCGAGCACCGTTTCCATCACAAGCTGCTCTTCTTCCGGGGTGCGGGCCTCGACGAGGAAATGGCGGATCACCGCGAGCTGGAATTGCGCGCGTTCGATCCGTCGCCCCGAGTCGAGCAGGCGCCAACCGGCATCGCGCGTCATACTCTCGAGGTTCAGGCCGAGCAGCGCGGTGAGATGCAGGATGAGGCGGTTCAGTGGATCGGTGAAATCGTCAAGGTCACGGGCGACCGGGCTGGATGCCTCCACCCACTCGCGGATCACGCCTTCGATTACGCGCCATGAATCCGGCGACCACAGGTCGCGCACGGCATACGCGGCATTGCGGAAGGACCGCAAATTGTAGGCCAGCGATCCGATCCTGCCGGGCTGGCTGAGAAGGGACATCACTTCCTCCTCGTCGCTCACGGCCGCATGGTCCTCGTCCTCGTGGATGGGCATCGCATTGGTCACGCCGAGCAGGCCACCCATCAGAATCTCGCGATGTCGGCTGAGCTGGCTTTCGTCATCGCCGATGGATTCCACGAAACTCATCACGGCACGGCGAAGCAGGCGTGCGGTGCCCTCGGCGCGCTCGGCGTAGCGACCGGTCCAGAAGAGATTCTCCCCGGAACGGCTCGGCACGTTGCGGGCGTCGGCCTCGCCCGCGATCTCCGCGGTGTCATTCCACAGGCTGACGAAAGGCTCTGTATCCGTGCCCTGCACCCATGTGTCCTTCGACGTGCCGCCGAGCTGGCTGGAGACGACCAATGCTTCCGGCGAAGCCGCGATGCGGGCAAGTCCACCGGGCATGATGATGTAGCGACCATCCGCGGTGGCGGTGGCAAAGCCGCGCAGCACGCCGCGCCGGGCCTCGATCTCCGTGCCGCTGAGGCAGGGCTGGGTGGAAAAGCTGACCTGCTCCTGGCCGACGTAGCACTCCGGCGAGGCGAGGATTCGCGCGCGCAATGCTTCGCGCTCCACCTTCGTCAGGCTGCCGCCGAAGACGGTGCCAAAGGTCGGCGCGCGGTGGATCGACTTCACCACCAGCGTGTCCAGATTTGCCAGCACGTGGTCGCGCGTCTTCTTCTCCCCGCACCACCATGTCGCGGCTGCGGGCAGGATCAGCTCCTCATTCCGCAGATGGCGGGCGATGCCGGGGAGGAAGGCCATCAGGCCGGGATTCTCAAGCACACCGCTGCCGGGGTGATTCACCACCGCGACATTCCCGGCGCGCATCGACTCCAGCAGGCCGGGCACGCCGAGCTGCGAGTCTTCCTTCAGTTCCAGAGGATCGCTGAACCACGCATCGACCCGGCGGATGATCACGTCCACGGGCTCCAGGCCGCCAAGCGAGCGCAGCCATACGCGGGCATCGCGCACCGTGAGGTCGTCCCCCTGCACCAGCGAGTAGCCGAGGTAGGAAGCGAGGAAGGCGTGCTCGAAATAGGTCTCATTCTGCGGTCCCGGCGTGAGGATCACCACCCGGGGTTCTCGTGCCCCGCTGGCAGCGGGAAAGGACTCGAGCGTCTCGCGTAAGGTGCGAAAGAATCCCGCGATGCGGCGCACTCCTGTCCGATGGAAAAGCCGTGGCATCGCGCGCGTCATCACGCCGCGGTTCTCCACCACATAGCCGCTGCCGGAGGGGGCCTGCGTGCGGTCGTTGACGATCCACATGCGACCGTCCGGGCCGCGGGCGAGGTCGGCGGCGTAGAGGATAAGCTGGCGCTTCGACTCCAGCCGCATGCCGTGGCATGGGCGCAGGTAGCCTCGATGGGCGTGGATCAGCTCCGGCGGCAGCCAGCCCTCGGTGATGAGCTTCTGGTCGCCGTGAAGGTCGGTCAGGACATGGTCCAGCAGCTCGGCCCGCTGGATGAGCCCGGCCTCGACCGTCTTCCAATCCTGCTCGGAAACCACCCACGGCACGGCGTCGATCTGCCAGGCCCGATGCTCGCCGTCCGGTGCGCCGTGGACGCTGTAGGTGACGCCGTTTTCACGCAGCAGGCGGAGAATCTCACCATTCGAGGTGGCAGCCTGCTCCGGGGTCAATCCGCCGAGCCAGGAGCCAACGTGGGACCACGAGGGATTCACGCTCCCGTCGGCGGCGAGCATTTCGTCCCATACCCCGCGAGCGTAGCCCTTGGGCAGGATGTTTCTCGGGGTGACCGCAGCCGGCATGCCGGGGGATATGCCCCCATCGGCTTGATTTGGCAATGGCGGCGACTTGGGCGGCGTCATCGCGGCGGGTAAATCAGATGCCTTGCCGATCTTCCTGCAACCAGCGTTCGCGGCGGAACCAGGTCTCCTGCCGCTTCGCATACTGGCGGGTGGCGGCATTGATAAGGGCTTCGCATTCGGCCCGGTCGATCTCCCCGGCCAGATGGCGGCGGATTTCCCCGTAGCCGATGGATTTCTCCAAGCCGGGGGCCAGGTTTTCCAAGGTGGCGACCTCCTGAATCGCGCCGCCATCGAGCATTTGGCGTGTGCGCCGGGCGATGCGGTCGTGGAGGTCGGGCCGTGGACGGGAGATAAAGATGCCGCGGAGCTTCGCGGCACGGGCGGCGGTGGCTGCTTCCCAATCGTCGCGCAGGGTAGAGCAGGGGACCCCGGAGATCAGGCAGACCTCCAGTGCCCGGGAGACGTAACGGCGGTTTTTCAGGTCGGTCCGGGCGGCCTCGACGGGGTCGAGCGCCTGCAGGCGGGAGACGAGATCTTCCAATGGCGCGGCATCCAGCTCGGTGCGCAGGGTCGGCTCGCCCGGTGGCAGCGGGGAAGGGCCATGGGAGAGGAATTTCAGGTAAAGCCCGGAGCCTCCGGTGATGACCGGGGTTTTTCCACGGGCCAGAAGCTCCTCGATGACCGGCACCACCAGTCGCAGGTAGGCCATGGCGTCCACCGGCTGATCTGGAGAAAGAACGCTGTAGAGGTGATGGGGGCGCTTCCCACGGTCCTCGGCTGGAGGCGCAGCGGTCAGCAATTCGAGGCCGCGGTAAAGCTGGAAAGCGTCCGCATTGACGATCTCACCATCCAGTTCCGCGGCGATCTTCAGCGCGCGCGCGCTCTTCCCCGAAGCCGTGGGGCCACAGACGAAAAACAGGTGCTCGGGAGCCGGAAGGGTCATGGGAAAGTGGCAGCGGCATCCTGCCGCTAGCTCATGGGCGCAGGCTGGCGGTAGGATGCCGCGGCCACGATAAAAAACGACCCGCCTGGAGAAACCAAGCGGGGCGTGAAATACGGCTATTTCAGCGCGAGCCTCAGGCGGTCGGCTCTTCCGTGGTTGCAGGGGCGGCCGGAGTTGCGGGGGCAATTGCTGCGGGCTGGGCTGCGGGCGCGGCAGCCGGAGCTGCCTGAGCGGCTGGAGCTTCGGCCACCGGAGTGGTCTCTTCCTTCAGCGCTTCCTCGTGCTCCTTGGTCTTCGCACCGCTGACGACGAGCTTGCGGCCCATGAAGAACTGGTCGTGCAGGACTTCCACGGAGCGCTTGGCTTCATCGACATTGAGCATGTCCACGAATCCATAGCCCTTCGACTTGTGGGTGCGGCGGTTGTAGACGATCTCGACATTGCGGACCGTGCCCACGCCCTTGAAGAGATCCTTGAGATCTTCTTCGCTGCAGTCGTAGGACAGGTTGCCGAGGTAGATGCGGGCGCTGGCCACCTCGGACTTCTCCGGGCTGCGGCGCTGGCGATCTTCGCGGGGACCGCGGTCTTCCCTCGGACCACGATCTTCACGTGGAGGGCGGTCTCCCGACTGCTGCTTGGCGACGCGGACGTTCGACTTCGGCTCGCGGACCGGGCCTTCCTCGAAGCGGATCGGCTCGCGGCGCTCGCGCGGCGGGCGGACGGGCTCCTTGTAGAGGCCGAAGATCGAGAGGATCTTCTGCCAGAAGGTCTTCTTCGGGGCGGGCTTGTTGAACTCCTTGCGGGGTGGGCGTGGGCCACGCTCTCCGCTGTCACCACCACGCTCGCGGCGCTCGCCGCGATTGCGATCACCGCCGCCATGGTTGCCATGGGAGCGCTTTTGGCCGTGGTGTTGATTCGGGTTGTTCGGGTCTTGGTCTTGCCGGTTGCGATTCCGGCCTTTGCCTCCGCGCGAGCGACGGCGGCGACGTTCTCCGTCGCCGGTTCCGCGGGTATCAGGTGTGGCGTTCGACATGTTTTCGTTTCGGTTGGCGGGCCATTCTCGCGACGGCGGGCAGCCGCCCGCGTTCGGGCGGGGCTGCGGGCTCGACCAGCCATTTTCGGGTCGCCGGCTTTGTGGTGCCGGGGATTTTCCGCCACTCGATGCGGGACGGGCGGAAAGGGTCCATGGACCCGGGAAAAAGGCGGCTATCGCGCGTTGGACCCGGTTTGGCAGGCATCTCCGCGGCATCCGCGCGACCGCCGGAGTCCGATTGCGTCCGCCCAAGCGGAGCGCTGCTGCCAAAAGCTGCGTTTTGGCCGGAGGCGTGCAGCCGGATGGGTGTGGGGCTGCCTGACGCGCGGAGTCTACGCCGCTTGGAATCAATGGCAAGGCGCGAATCGGCGGGTTTTGGGTTGAGCGGTCGCCACACGCCGGTAGAGTCCGCGTGCCTGATGAAACGCGCGCTTTTGGTCCTCGTCGCTACCCTTTCCGCCGCCGTCTCGTATGCCCAGCAAGGTGAAGCCTTCATGGTCGTCGAGGCGCACTCGGGAAAGGTCATTTCCGCTGCCAATTCCGTGGTGAAGCGGCCCGTCGCCAGCCTGAACAAGATCGCCACGGGCGTGATCGTCGTGGACTGGGCTGATGCGACCGGCACGGATCTCAGCAAGGTGGAGGCCACCGTTCCCGCCTCTGTTCAGGGGATTGGCGGGCCCAACCAGATGGCGCTCCAGCCGGGCGACCGCATCACCCTGCGCGACGCACTCTACGCCGCCCTGCTCGGTTCCGACAATTACGCCGCGATGACCGTGGCCGATCACGTGGGCCGCCAGATGCTGCGTGCCCGCGGGCGGAGCGGCGATGGCATCGGGGCCTTCGTCACCGAGATGAACGAGTTGGGCAAGGCCATCCACCTGACCAAGACCCGCTTCGCCAGTCCCCATGGTCTCGACACTCAGAAGAACGGTGGATTTTCTACCGCCGCGGACGTGGCGAAGCTGTCCATCTACGCGATGCGGAAGCCGGGATTCACCTTCATTACACGCCAGAAAGACCGCCAGGTGACCGTCCACGGCCCATCCGGTCCACGTACCTTCAATGTGAAGAACACCAACGAGTTGATCGGCGAGCCGGGCATTCTTGGTGTGAAGACCGGCACGACGAATGCCGCGGGGCCCTGCGTCAGCGTCGCGTCGGATCGTGATCCGCTGGTCCGCCAGAAGCCGGATGGTGAAAAGGCTGTGACGCCGCGCCGCCTCATCGTGGTGGTGCTGAACAACCCCGACCGCTTCAACCGCGCGCGCGGGCTGCTGCGCCAAGGCTGGAGTTCCTACGACCGCTGGGTGGCTGCCGGTGCGCCGGTGCAGGACCGCGAGAAGGAAATCCTGCACGTGCCGAATCCGCGCTGAAGAATGGCACTCTTTTGACTTATCGAACCTGTCTCTAACCACCAAACCCACCTGCGATGCGTATCGGTATTCTGAACAGCGGCGGCGACTGCCCGGGCCTCAATGCAGTGATCCATGGCGTCGTCGGCGCGGCGACCCAGCTCGGCTGGGAGGTCATCGGATTCAAGGACGGCTTTGAAGGCCTGCTCCCCCCCGGCGACTACAAGGTGCTGAAGCCGCAGGACACCCAGGGCATCCTCAAGCTGGGTGGCACGATCCTGGGCACCACCAACAAGGGTCACTTCGCCGCGAAGGTCGGCAAGGGCGACATCGCTGAGGTGCCCGCCGACATCGTGGCGAAGGCCAAGCGGACAATGGACCAGCTCGAGATCCGCGCGCTGATCATCGTGGGCGGCGACGGCTCGCTCACCACCGGCCTGCAACTCTATCGTGAAGGCTGGCCGGTGATCGGCGTGCCGAAGACCATCGACAACGACCTGCGCGCGACTGCCATGACCTTCGGCTTCGACAGCGCGGTCAGCACCGTGGTCGATGCGCTGGATCGCCTGCACACGACGGCCGAGAGCCACAAGCGCATCATGGTGCTGGAAGTGATGGGTCGCCACGCCGGCTGGATCGCCCTGTGGGGCGGCATCGCCGGTGGTGCGGATGCCATCCTTCTGCCTGAGATTCCTTTCGATACGGAGAAGGTCGCCGAGCACGTGCGCCAACGCGATGCGCAGGGCCACCACAGCACGCTGGTGGTGGTGGCGGAAGGCGCGCACCTGCCGGATGGCGAACTCGCGACCATCGCGGAAAATGCCGGCGGTGAAGTCCGCCTCGGCGGTATCGGCGATATCATTGCGCGCCGTCTCGAACACCTCACCGGCAAGGAAACCCGCTCCTGCACGCTGGGCCACCTCCAGCGCGGCGGTGCCCCGACGGCGCTCGACCGCATCCTCGGCACGCGCTTCGGCGTGATGGCCGTGAAGCTCGCCGAAGAAGGCCGCTTTGGCCGGATGGTGAGCTATCAGGCCTATCACGTGGACTCCGTGCCGATCGAGGAAGCGGTGAACCAACTCCGCCTCGTCGAGCCCGAGGGCGAAATGGTCAAGGCCGCGAAGGCCGTGGGCATTTGCTTGGGGGATTGATCGACGATTGCCGGATTGATGTTTTCAAAGAAGCGGGCAATCCTTGGGGTGCCCGCTTCTTTTTTAGGCAAGAGCTATGAGTGAAAACCATGGACCGTTTCATCGCCTCGGCGAGCCGGGAGGTCCCGGCTGCCCTGTCGGAATCCTCCCAATCGCCGTTAGCGACGCTCAGGGCGGGCAGGTTTCCGGGAGTTTGTTAGACGCTGGAACCGAATCTACAGAGATCGAACTGCTCCGCACAATCGCCGCGCGTTTCGGCGTGAAATGGGGCCGCGACGATCTCGGATGGTGGGCCGTGGTGAAGGAAGTTGAAACTCCAACATGGTCAGTGTGGCGTCAGGACGACCACGGCAATTCGTTCCTTGTCGAAGCCAATCTAACGAAATCCCAAGCCGAGAGGCTCCAAGTCGAGTTTGAGGAGAGGGGGCACAAACAAACTTATTGGGCTGTCGATGAAGTTTCCTCCGGTGTCGCGCAGGGAGTCTCTTGATTTACTTCACCGTGCTGCGGATCACGCCGTCCTTCATCTTCGTCTGAATTTCGTCTCCCGGGGCAACGTCCGCGGTGGAGCGGATGATCCGACCGGTCGAGTCCAGCGCGATGGAAAAACCGCGCTCGAAGGCCGACTCAGGTCCGAGCGTCCGCAGCAGCGAACGCAGCCGGTGCAGGCGCTGGGAGGATTCGTCTAGGCTGCGGTTCGCCGCGCGTTCGAATTGCCCGCGCAGACGCACGAGGTGATCCCGCCGGAGCTGGAGTTGCCGAGCGGGGTGGTGCGCAGCAAGGGTGCGGCCGAGTTCCTTGATCCTCTGCTGGCGATCGCGGAACTCGCTTTCCATGGCGGAAGAAAGCCTGCCTCGCACGGAATCCAGCCGCATCACGGGCTCGCGCAACAAGCGCTCGCCGCCACGTGAAAGCACGCCGCGGCGCAGGTTCTCCAGCATCATCGCGAGACGCTCGGTGCGGTCATGCACGCGGCGGGTGAGCCGACGTTTCAGGATGCCCAGCCTCGCCCGCAGTTCCTCGCCATCCGGCACCGCGAGCTCGGCTGCGGCGCTCGGGGTCGGGGCGCGGAGGTCCGCAACGAAGTCGGCGATGGTAAAGTCGATCTCGTGTCCCACCGCGGAGATCACCGGGATGGTGGAGGCGGCGATGGCGCGGGCTACGACCTCCTCATTGAAATTCCACAGGTCCTCGATGGAGCCGCCGCCGCGGCCGACGATCAGGACGTCGCTACGAGGAATGTCGTACTTCTCGGGCTGCGACATCCGCCCGATGGCGCGGGCGATCTCCAGCTCGGCACCCTTTCCCTGGACTCGCACGGGGTAGAGCACCGGCTGCACCCATGGGGCGCGACGTTCGAGGATATTCAGGATATCGCGGATCGCCGCCCCAGTGTCCGAGGTGATGATGCCGACGACTTTCGGAAAAGCGGGGATGCGCTGCTTCCGCTCCGCATCGAAAAGCCCCTCTCCCTGGAGCTTGCGCTTCAGTGCCTCGAAGCGCGCCTGTAGCTCGCCGACCCCGGCACGCTCGACACGTTGGACGATGATCTGGAGCTGGCCGCGGGCCTCATAGACACTGGGCTCGGCGAAGGCGCGGACCTTCACTCCATCCGCCATCACCTCGGAGCCCGGGCGCTTCCTCGCGCCAAACATCGCGCACTGGATCTGCGCGCCATCGTCCTTCAGCGAGAAATACCAGTGGCCGCTGGCCTGCTTCTTCAGGTTCGACACCTCGCCTTCCACCCAGACTTCGCCGAGTTCGACTTCCAGCAGGTTCTTCATCCGTCGCACGAGCTGCGTGACGGAGAGCGCCTTCGGGGCAGGCGAAGGCTTCGGGGCGAAGAGGTCGTCCATCATGGCGGTTGATCAGCGTTTCTCCTGCACGGCATTGAGCAGGATCCGCAGCGCGCCGCCCGAGATCCAGACCTCGTAGCAAAGGCATGTGAGCGAGCATCCCATGAGGACCAGCGCGATGACGAACGACGTCATGCCAAGCTCCTGCCACTCCGCCACCACGGCGACCATGGAGATGACGCAGAGGAGCAGACTGAAGGCGCCGAAGAGCTGCATCAG is from Luteolibacter flavescens and encodes:
- a CDS encoding type II toxin-antitoxin system Phd/YefM family antitoxin translates to MKEVGLYDAKTRLSALVAELESGGEPIAFTRHGKIVAELHPHRPAVAPKRGCLKSADFYISSRFDESEAGFEDFFDDTETTMKVAEEPPVRFPKKKL
- a CDS encoding transglutaminase family protein, with protein sequence MRYRIRHRTSYRYDTPANLCHNEARLRPLDLAGQRCLKWKLGIDPQPEFHRSRRDSFGNHIDYFSIQRPHPELVITAESEVEVLSAGQLPLEAGGPWEKMLDQLRTSKDPASLDARAFALSSPLIPVLPELAEFARPDFTKSRCVLDAVSALNARIFHEFKFDPDFTTVATPVTDVLKNRRGVCQDFAQLMIAALRSLGLPARYVSGYLETLPPPGKPKLVGADASHAWVSVFVPGQGWLDFDPTNNVRPGERHITVATGRDYRDVSPLRGVTVGGLSHTLKVSVDVTPI
- a CDS encoding circularly permuted type 2 ATP-grasp protein, whose protein sequence is MPAAVTPRNILPKGYARGVWDEMLAADGSVNPSWSHVGSWLGGLTPEQAATSNGEILRLLRENGVTYSVHGAPDGEHRAWQIDAVPWVVSEQDWKTVEAGLIQRAELLDHVLTDLHGDQKLITEGWLPPELIHAHRGYLRPCHGMRLESKRQLILYAADLARGPDGRMWIVNDRTQAPSGSGYVVENRGVMTRAMPRLFHRTGVRRIAGFFRTLRETLESFPAASGAREPRVVILTPGPQNETYFEHAFLASYLGYSLVQGDDLTVRDARVWLRSLGGLEPVDVIIRRVDAWFSDPLELKEDSQLGVPGLLESMRAGNVAVVNHPGSGVLENPGLMAFLPGIARHLRNEELILPAAATWWCGEKKTRDHVLANLDTLVVKSIHRAPTFGTVFGGSLTKVEREALRARILASPECYVGQEQVSFSTQPCLSGTEIEARRGVLRGFATATADGRYIIMPGGLARIAASPEALVVSSQLGGTSKDTWVQGTDTEPFVSLWNDTAEIAGEADARNVPSRSGENLFWTGRYAERAEGTARLLRRAVMSFVESIGDDESQLSRHREILMGGLLGVTNAMPIHEDEDHAAVSDEEEVMSLLSQPGRIGSLAYNLRSFRNAAYAVRDLWSPDSWRVIEGVIREWVEASSPVARDLDDFTDPLNRLILHLTALLGLNLESMTRDAGWRLLDSGRRIERAQFQLAVIRHFLVEARTPEEEQLVMETVLAASDSLVTYRKRYRTYPRIELVLELLLLEPNNARSLLYQIQRLEGNIDRLPRQSHGARLTAEQRVLVETSSRLRLTDIATLTSTNGGRRRKLEAFVDHMLHSLGQLSTALTLTYFRHADRPHFLHG
- the miaA gene encoding tRNA (adenosine(37)-N6)-dimethylallyltransferase MiaA, whose amino-acid sequence is MTLPAPEHLFFVCGPTASGKSARALKIAAELDGEIVNADAFQLYRGLELLTAAPPAEDRGKRPHHLYSVLSPDQPVDAMAYLRLVVPVIEELLARGKTPVITGGSGLYLKFLSHGPSPLPPGEPTLRTELDAAPLEDLVSRLQALDPVEAARTDLKNRRYVSRALEVCLISGVPCSTLRDDWEAATAARAAKLRGIFISRPRPDLHDRIARRTRQMLDGGAIQEVATLENLAPGLEKSIGYGEIRRHLAGEIDRAECEALINAATRQYAKRQETWFRRERWLQEDRQGI
- a CDS encoding RNA recognition motif domain-containing protein, whose translation is MSNATPDTRGTGDGERRRRRSRGGKGRNRNRQDQDPNNPNQHHGQKRSHGNHGGGDRNRGERRERGGDSGERGPRPPRKEFNKPAPKKTFWQKILSIFGLYKEPVRPPRERREPIRFEEGPVREPKSNVRVAKQQSGDRPPREDRGPREDRGPREDRQRRSPEKSEVASARIYLGNLSYDCSEEDLKDLFKGVGTVRNVEIVYNRRTHKSKGYGFVDMLNVDEAKRSVEVLHDQFFMGRKLVVSGAKTKEHEEALKEETTPVAEAPAAQAAPAAAPAAQPAAIAPATPAAPATTEEPTA
- a CDS encoding D-alanyl-D-alanine carboxypeptidase family protein, with amino-acid sequence MKRALLVLVATLSAAVSYAQQGEAFMVVEAHSGKVISAANSVVKRPVASLNKIATGVIVVDWADATGTDLSKVEATVPASVQGIGGPNQMALQPGDRITLRDALYAALLGSDNYAAMTVADHVGRQMLRARGRSGDGIGAFVTEMNELGKAIHLTKTRFASPHGLDTQKNGGFSTAADVAKLSIYAMRKPGFTFITRQKDRQVTVHGPSGPRTFNVKNTNELIGEPGILGVKTGTTNAAGPCVSVASDRDPLVRQKPDGEKAVTPRRLIVVVLNNPDRFNRARGLLRQGWSSYDRWVAAGAPVQDREKEILHVPNPR
- a CDS encoding 6-phosphofructokinase; the encoded protein is MRIGILNSGGDCPGLNAVIHGVVGAATQLGWEVIGFKDGFEGLLPPGDYKVLKPQDTQGILKLGGTILGTTNKGHFAAKVGKGDIAEVPADIVAKAKRTMDQLEIRALIIVGGDGSLTTGLQLYREGWPVIGVPKTIDNDLRATAMTFGFDSAVSTVVDALDRLHTTAESHKRIMVLEVMGRHAGWIALWGGIAGGADAILLPEIPFDTEKVAEHVRQRDAQGHHSTLVVVAEGAHLPDGELATIAENAGGEVRLGGIGDIIARRLEHLTGKETRSCTLGHLQRGGAPTALDRILGTRFGVMAVKLAEEGRFGRMVSYQAYHVDSVPIEEAVNQLRLVEPEGEMVKAAKAVGICLGD
- the xseA gene encoding exodeoxyribonuclease VII large subunit, which gives rise to MMDDLFAPKPSPAPKALSVTQLVRRMKNLLEVELGEVWVEGEVSNLKKQASGHWYFSLKDDGAQIQCAMFGARKRPGSEVMADGVKVRAFAEPSVYEARGQLQIIVQRVERAGVGELQARFEALKRKLQGEGLFDAERKQRIPAFPKVVGIITSDTGAAIRDILNILERRAPWVQPVLYPVRVQGKGAELEIARAIGRMSQPEKYDIPRSDVLIVGRGGGSIEDLWNFNEEVVARAIAASTIPVISAVGHEIDFTIADFVADLRAPTPSAAAELAVPDGEELRARLGILKRRLTRRVHDRTERLAMMLENLRRGVLSRGGERLLREPVMRLDSVRGRLSSAMESEFRDRQQRIKELGRTLAAHHPARQLQLRRDHLVRLRGQFERAANRSLDESSQRLHRLRSLLRTLGPESAFERGFSIALDSTGRIIRSTADVAPGDEIQTKMKDGVIRSTVK
- a CDS encoding DUF2721 domain-containing protein, translated to MTLEVSTPALLFPAISLLFLSFTNRFLHLAALIRQLHKDWLERGEDLLHAQISNLRRRLTLIRLMQLFGAFSLLLCVISMVAVVAEWQELGMTSFVIALVLMGCSLTCLCYEVWISGGALRILLNAVQEKR